The following are encoded together in the Triticum dicoccoides isolate Atlit2015 ecotype Zavitan chromosome 6B, WEW_v2.0, whole genome shotgun sequence genome:
- the LOC119320096 gene encoding mitogen-activated protein kinase kinase 1-like isoform X1 → MDGGSLADFLMTVRTVPEAYLAAICKQVLKGLMYLHHEKRIIHRDLKPSNILINHRGEVKISDFGVSAIISSSSTQRDIFTGIFNYMAPERISGQKHGYMSDIWSLGLVMLECATGNFPYPPRDSFYELLEAVVDQPSPSAPSDQFSPEFCSFISACMQKEATNRSSAQILSAHPFLSMYNDLNIDLADYFRTAGSPLVTFK, encoded by the exons ATGGATGGAGGCTCTCTGGCTGATTTCCTGATGACTGTTAGAACCGTTCCAGAGGCCTACCTTGCTGCAATTTGTAAGCAG GTGTTGAAAGGACTGATGTACTTGCATCATGAGAAGCGCATTATACACCGAGATCTGAAACCATCGAATATATTAATAAATCACAGGGGTGAAGTAAAGATATCAGATTTTGGTGTTAGTGCCATCATTTCTAGTTCTTCTACACAGCGAGATATATTTACTGGCATATTTAACTACATGGCG CCAGAAAGAATCAGCGGGCAGAAACATGGTTATATGAGTGACATATGGAGCTTGGGCCTAGTTATGCTGGAATGTGCCACTGGCAATTTCCCATATCCTCCTCGTGATAGCTTTTATGAACTTCTTGAAGCTGTTGTCGACCAACCATCACCTTCTGCACCATCAGACCAGTTTTCACCAGAGTTCTGTTCATTCATTTCTGCGTG CATGCAAAAAGAGGCTACAAATAGGTCATCTGCACAAATCCTATCA GCTCATCCATTCCTGAGCATGTACAACGACCTGAATATTGATCTGGCTGACTACTTCAGGACCGCGGGATCTCCACTTGTCACCTTCAAGTAA
- the LOC119320096 gene encoding mitogen-activated protein kinase kinase 1-like isoform X2, whose product MYLHHEKRIIHRDLKPSNILINHRGEVKISDFGVSAIISSSSTQRDIFTGIFNYMAPERISGQKHGYMSDIWSLGLVMLECATGNFPYPPRDSFYELLEAVVDQPSPSAPSDQFSPEFCSFISACMQKEATNRSSAQILSAHPFLSMYNDLNIDLADYFRTAGSPLVTFK is encoded by the exons ATGTACTTGCATCATGAGAAGCGCATTATACACCGAGATCTGAAACCATCGAATATATTAATAAATCACAGGGGTGAAGTAAAGATATCAGATTTTGGTGTTAGTGCCATCATTTCTAGTTCTTCTACACAGCGAGATATATTTACTGGCATATTTAACTACATGGCG CCAGAAAGAATCAGCGGGCAGAAACATGGTTATATGAGTGACATATGGAGCTTGGGCCTAGTTATGCTGGAATGTGCCACTGGCAATTTCCCATATCCTCCTCGTGATAGCTTTTATGAACTTCTTGAAGCTGTTGTCGACCAACCATCACCTTCTGCACCATCAGACCAGTTTTCACCAGAGTTCTGTTCATTCATTTCTGCGTG CATGCAAAAAGAGGCTACAAATAGGTCATCTGCACAAATCCTATCA GCTCATCCATTCCTGAGCATGTACAACGACCTGAATATTGATCTGGCTGACTACTTCAGGACCGCGGGATCTCCACTTGTCACCTTCAAGTAA